In Chitinophaga sp. HK235, a single window of DNA contains:
- a CDS encoding DUF2723 domain-containing protein: MNFKRTNNIVGWVICIIACSVYIMTMEATGSLWDCGEFISSAYKVQIPHPPGAPLFVLLGRLFSMFLKPSQAALGVNTMTAIASGFTILFLFWTITHFARRLMVKAGEEISREKMIAIMGAGAVGALAYTFSDSFWFSAVEGEVYGMSSFFTAIVFWAILKWENEADEPYADRWLVLIGYLLGLSIGVHLLNLLTIPAIVMVYYFRRFKPTGWGTFWAFILGCAITGMIQKYLIQDTIKASGYMDVIFVNNLGMGFFSGFIFYFAALVAILIIGLRKPKFGFYAPLIVIASIILVPAYNDASGGVVFVKLLLAAFFLLIPFFIKTFGIKLNQEKLVHFSRLTIMFILFTLLGYSTYITTMIRSTANPSVDMYNVDNPISLVGYLGREQYGDFPLVYGQVFTARPEKYNEGGNIYARSDKKYMVAGKKMEPVYAKSDMMLFPRVWDASNDQGHADFYRSWLGLDANEAPSFGDNIKFFIQYQMNFMYFRYFMWNFVGKQNDTQGYGNVRDGNWISGIPFIDNLIYGDQSLMPDSLRNNKGHNTMFFLPFILGIIGFFFQYNNHRKDTLIVSLLFFFTGIAIVIYLNQAGNQPRERDYAYVGSFYAFAIWIGLGVLSVYNFFKKKMSSAIAPTLATALCLLAVPVLMAAQEWDDHDRSTKTIARDIAKDYLESCQPNAILFTVGDNDTYPLWYAQEVEGIRPDVRVINLSLLGVDWYIDQQRRMVNQSAAVPMSWAPNKYQGETRNFIRFFDPGNIPADKYFNLKDIMDFMGSDDEHNKVNTQDGGSENFLPTRQLFIPVNKEEVLKYGVVGAKDSARILPQVSFKINKSYLLKNDLAVYDIIATNNWKRPIYFTSPTDLGLNDYLRTDGLAYHLVPLPKPTANDPLGMDINANINAMYDNLMHKFAFGGAQTPGTYFDEPNRKMVLYLRQSFTRLSVAMTQNGESKDSAISVLTYMDKNIKEGNFPYAMTTPGNMHNYTSLQTVYAHYIAGDVKRAEEISNQIIKDCEQQIRYYQALPASRMTSDLQRDGQTAEQFIAWLQRMKIDFGSGAGAHPKEGLQHVSTEDSNAAPQAAPDSAK; the protein is encoded by the coding sequence ATGAATTTTAAAAGGACCAACAACATAGTTGGCTGGGTGATTTGCATCATTGCCTGCTCTGTTTACATTATGACTATGGAGGCCACGGGCAGCTTGTGGGACTGCGGCGAATTTATTTCCAGTGCGTACAAAGTACAGATCCCCCACCCTCCCGGAGCACCCTTGTTCGTATTACTCGGAAGACTCTTCAGCATGTTCCTGAAACCCTCACAGGCCGCTCTCGGTGTAAACACCATGACTGCCATCGCCAGTGGTTTCACCATCCTGTTCCTCTTCTGGACTATTACGCACTTTGCCCGTCGTCTGATGGTAAAAGCCGGTGAAGAGATCTCCCGTGAAAAAATGATCGCTATCATGGGCGCAGGCGCCGTAGGTGCCCTGGCCTATACCTTTTCTGATTCATTCTGGTTCTCCGCTGTGGAAGGTGAAGTATATGGTATGTCCTCTTTCTTCACTGCCATCGTGTTCTGGGCCATCCTCAAATGGGAAAACGAAGCAGACGAGCCCTATGCCGACAGATGGCTCGTACTGATCGGTTACCTCCTGGGTCTCTCCATCGGAGTACACCTGCTCAACCTCCTCACCATTCCGGCCATCGTAATGGTATACTACTTCAGACGCTTCAAACCTACCGGCTGGGGCACCTTCTGGGCTTTCATCCTCGGTTGTGCCATCACCGGTATGATCCAGAAATACCTGATCCAGGATACCATTAAAGCCTCCGGTTATATGGACGTAATTTTCGTCAATAACCTCGGAATGGGCTTCTTCTCCGGATTTATCTTCTATTTCGCTGCCTTAGTGGCCATCCTGATTATCGGCCTGAGAAAACCAAAATTCGGTTTCTATGCTCCGCTCATCGTAATCGCCTCCATCATCCTGGTGCCGGCTTACAACGACGCCAGCGGCGGTGTAGTATTCGTGAAATTACTGCTGGCCGCATTCTTCCTGCTCATACCTTTCTTTATCAAAACCTTTGGTATAAAGCTGAACCAGGAAAAATTAGTGCACTTCAGCAGGCTCACCATCATGTTCATCCTCTTCACCCTGCTCGGTTATTCTACCTATATCACTACCATGATACGCTCTACTGCCAACCCTTCAGTTGACATGTACAACGTAGATAACCCCATCTCCCTGGTTGGTTACCTCGGACGTGAACAGTATGGTGACTTCCCCCTCGTATACGGACAGGTATTCACTGCTCGTCCTGAAAAATACAATGAAGGCGGTAACATCTACGCCCGCAGCGATAAAAAATATATGGTTGCCGGCAAAAAAATGGAACCTGTTTACGCCAAGTCTGACATGATGCTCTTCCCTCGAGTATGGGACGCCAGCAACGATCAGGGCCACGCCGACTTCTACCGCTCCTGGCTCGGCCTCGACGCCAATGAAGCACCTTCCTTCGGTGATAACATCAAGTTCTTCATCCAATACCAGATGAACTTCATGTACTTCCGCTACTTCATGTGGAACTTCGTAGGTAAACAAAACGATACCCAGGGCTATGGCAACGTCCGCGATGGTAACTGGATCTCCGGTATCCCTTTCATCGATAACCTGATCTACGGCGACCAAAGCCTCATGCCAGACAGCCTCCGGAACAACAAAGGACACAACACCATGTTCTTCCTGCCGTTTATCCTCGGTATCATCGGCTTCTTCTTCCAATACAACAACCATCGCAAAGACACCCTCATTGTGTCGCTCCTGTTCTTCTTTACAGGTATTGCGATCGTAATATACCTCAACCAGGCCGGTAACCAGCCCCGTGAGCGTGACTATGCCTATGTAGGCTCCTTCTACGCTTTCGCTATCTGGATCGGACTCGGTGTACTGTCTGTTTACAACTTCTTTAAGAAGAAAATGAGCAGCGCTATCGCTCCTACCCTCGCCACTGCACTCTGCCTCCTGGCAGTACCCGTGCTGATGGCTGCCCAGGAATGGGACGACCATGACCGCTCTACCAAAACCATCGCCAGAGATATCGCTAAAGATTATCTCGAATCCTGCCAGCCAAATGCGATCCTGTTTACCGTTGGTGACAACGATACCTACCCGCTCTGGTACGCACAGGAAGTAGAAGGTATCCGCCCCGATGTAAGAGTGATCAACCTCAGCCTCCTCGGTGTAGACTGGTATATCGACCAGCAGCGCAGAATGGTGAATCAAAGCGCAGCAGTGCCTATGAGCTGGGCTCCAAATAAATACCAGGGCGAAACCCGCAACTTCATCCGCTTCTTCGATCCAGGAAACATCCCGGCTGATAAATACTTCAACCTGAAAGATATCATGGACTTCATGGGAAGCGATGATGAACATAACAAGGTAAACACCCAGGACGGCGGATCTGAAAACTTCCTGCCTACCCGTCAGCTGTTTATCCCGGTTAACAAGGAAGAAGTCCTAAAATATGGTGTGGTTGGCGCCAAAGACTCCGCCAGAATACTGCCACAGGTATCTTTCAAAATCAACAAAAGCTACCTGCTCAAAAATGACCTGGCTGTTTATGATATCATCGCTACCAACAACTGGAAAAGACCTATCTACTTTACCAGCCCTACTGATCTCGGTCTGAACGACTATCTCAGAACCGATGGTCTGGCATATCACCTGGTGCCGTTGCCTAAACCAACAGCCAATGATCCCCTGGGTATGGATATCAACGCCAATATCAACGCAATGTATGATAACCTGATGCACAAGTTCGCCTTCGGTGGCGCACAAACACCAGGTACTTACTTCGATGAGCCTAACCGCAAAATGGTGTTGTACCTGCGTCAGTCCTTCACCCGCCTCAGCGTGGCTATGACACAGAACGGTGAGTCCAAGGACAGCGCTATCTCCGTGCTGACATACATGGACAAAAACATCAAGGAAGGCAACTTCCCTTACGCGATGACCACTCCAGGTAACATGCACAACTACACCTCCCTGCAAACTGTTTACGCCCACTACATTGCTGGTGACGTGAAAAGAGCAGAAGAGATCAGCAACCAGATCATCAAAGACTGTGAACAACAAATTCGTTACTATCAGGCATTACCTGCCAGCAGAATGACCAGCGATCTGCAACGCGACGGACAAACTGCTGAACAGTTCATCGCCTGGCTGCAACGCATGAAGATCGACTTCGGCTCCGGTGCTGGTGCACACCCTAAAGAGGGCCTGCAGCACGTAAGCACGGAAGACTCCAACGCTGCCCCTCAGGCAGCCCCGGACTCCGCCAAATAA
- a CDS encoding S-adenosyl-l-methionine hydroxide adenosyltransferase family protein, whose product MSIITLTSDIGMQDYLVGAIKGQLWHYCPECHVTDITHHISPFNLPQATYICKSAFAWFPLGTFHFVLINLFDRRPDHVLVAEHNGQYIGCADNGLLTMIAGGMPEKVVKIPLPANAPKNTFTIIQQLAMAARELSRGKALGEIGPLTQSIHIKHNLQPLVGDDFIEGQIIHIDSFENVVVNITRDQFNAQRRNRRFQIFFRRNEVINQISETYADVPEGQKLALFNAAGYLEIAINKGNAAGLFGLLGFRRDQLTQPTGFQQLSFYQTVRIIFQ is encoded by the coding sequence ATGTCCATTATAACATTAACATCAGACATAGGGATGCAGGATTACCTGGTAGGTGCCATCAAAGGGCAACTCTGGCATTACTGCCCGGAATGTCATGTTACGGACATAACCCATCATATCAGCCCTTTTAACCTGCCGCAGGCAACGTATATCTGTAAGAGTGCCTTCGCCTGGTTTCCGCTGGGTACTTTCCATTTTGTACTGATTAATCTGTTCGACCGCCGCCCCGATCATGTGCTGGTGGCCGAACATAACGGACAATACATCGGCTGCGCCGACAATGGTCTGCTGACCATGATCGCCGGTGGCATGCCCGAAAAAGTGGTTAAAATACCCCTGCCGGCCAATGCGCCCAAAAACACATTCACCATCATACAGCAGCTGGCCATGGCCGCCCGTGAACTCAGCAGAGGCAAAGCCCTGGGAGAAATAGGCCCGCTCACCCAAAGCATCCATATTAAGCATAACCTGCAGCCTTTGGTGGGCGATGACTTCATCGAAGGCCAGATTATCCATATCGACAGCTTCGAAAACGTAGTGGTCAATATCACCCGCGATCAGTTCAATGCCCAGCGCAGAAACCGTCGCTTCCAGATATTTTTCCGCCGTAATGAAGTGATCAACCAGATCAGTGAAACTTACGCTGATGTACCCGAGGGCCAGAAACTGGCCCTGTTCAACGCTGCCGGCTACCTCGAAATAGCTATCAACAAAGGAAATGCAGCCGGCCTGTTCGGCCTGCTGGGATTCCGCAGGGACCAGCTAACCCAGCCCACCGGCTTCCAGCAACTCTCATTCTACCAAACTGTCAGAATTATCTTTCAATGA
- a CDS encoding putative quinol monooxygenase, whose protein sequence is MINRLVKMEFIPDKVSSFRELFARQQQQIRHFPGCLHLELWEHPASGNTFFTFSKWESEAALEAYRQSDLFRDTWAATKVLFCAKPAAWTVTETYKA, encoded by the coding sequence ATGATTAACAGACTCGTTAAAATGGAATTTATCCCCGACAAGGTAAGTTCCTTCCGGGAACTGTTTGCCCGGCAACAACAACAAATCCGCCATTTCCCAGGATGCCTCCACCTCGAACTATGGGAACACCCGGCCTCCGGCAACACCTTCTTTACCTTCAGCAAATGGGAGTCCGAAGCGGCTCTGGAAGCCTACCGGCAATCAGATCTCTTCCGGGATACATGGGCCGCCACCAAAGTGCTGTTTTGCGCAAAACCAGCAGCATGGACCGTTACAGAGACTTATAAAGCCTGA